Proteins co-encoded in one Arthrobacter alpinus genomic window:
- a CDS encoding type II toxin-antitoxin system HipA family toxin, producing MSVEVWIDQRHVGNVVVEVRAGLQKPSLTFTYQDEWLADGRGFAISPDLPLQLDPHTPAPHRVTFLAFDDAVPDKWGRDLLDARARMAAKDSGKPIVGPTEIDRLFAVDDETRQGALRFRRDGKFLAREGARASVHELQALAKAAQRFADSGEIDHEMACLIGAGSSPGGAQPKAWVRGGGGEMLMAKFPRGSDNIDGSAWELMAMKLQARARIRVQPSSIVSLGIGHSAFLTYRFDRHDGSRIPYMSFKDAFAIQDFENPYYASLARRVTHISASPDQDAAELFTRAAMLAMVNNIDDHMRNHGLLHTKTGWRLSPSFDVNPARQGRSSTPLTPQDDPDNRDIRLLVDAADEFRLTQAQAVERINVVNEAVSHWQEDVASGGIDRAEIAFMESAFEGPNRQRADALRPAAGIVIDTNSATGRAASTASGAVWVQPQTRRGKLVEGHFRRRRH from the coding sequence GTGAGTGTGGAGGTGTGGATCGACCAGAGGCATGTAGGCAACGTGGTGGTGGAGGTGCGGGCAGGTTTACAGAAACCGTCGCTGACTTTCACGTACCAGGATGAGTGGCTTGCTGACGGCAGAGGATTCGCCATTTCACCGGACTTGCCGCTGCAGCTGGATCCCCACACGCCAGCCCCTCACCGGGTCACTTTTCTAGCCTTTGATGATGCGGTCCCGGACAAGTGGGGCCGAGACCTGTTGGACGCCCGTGCCCGCATGGCGGCGAAAGATTCCGGCAAGCCCATTGTCGGGCCGACGGAGATTGACCGGCTGTTTGCGGTTGATGATGAGACTAGGCAGGGTGCCCTTCGATTCCGACGAGATGGTAAGTTCCTGGCCCGTGAGGGTGCACGTGCCAGCGTCCATGAATTGCAGGCACTTGCTAAAGCGGCACAGCGGTTCGCGGATAGCGGCGAGATTGACCATGAGATGGCGTGCCTCATCGGCGCTGGCTCGTCCCCGGGTGGTGCTCAGCCTAAAGCGTGGGTGAGGGGTGGGGGTGGCGAGATGCTGATGGCGAAGTTCCCCCGGGGCTCAGACAACATTGATGGCTCCGCGTGGGAACTTATGGCAATGAAACTTCAGGCTCGTGCACGAATTAGGGTTCAGCCCTCATCAATCGTTTCTCTTGGGATTGGGCACTCGGCGTTTTTGACCTATCGTTTCGATCGGCATGATGGCTCCCGTATTCCGTACATGAGCTTCAAAGATGCCTTTGCGATTCAGGATTTTGAGAACCCCTATTATGCAAGTCTGGCCAGGCGTGTCACGCACATTTCGGCCAGCCCGGATCAAGATGCGGCCGAACTATTCACGCGCGCAGCGATGCTGGCCATGGTCAACAACATTGACGATCACATGCGAAATCATGGTCTGCTGCACACCAAAACTGGTTGGCGATTGTCTCCTTCCTTTGATGTGAACCCGGCACGCCAAGGTCGCTCCAGTACCCCGCTTACGCCCCAGGATGATCCTGACAACCGCGACATCCGTCTGCTCGTGGACGCCGCAGATGAATTCAGGCTCACCCAGGCCCAGGCCGTTGAACGCATCAATGTGGTCAACGAGGCCGTGTCGCACTGGCAGGAAGATGTTGCGTCTGGCGGGATTGATCGAGCGGAGATTGCCTTTATGGAATCGGCCTTCGAGGGTCCGAATCGCCAACGTGCCGATGCGCTGCGCCCCGCGGCCGGCATCGTTATCGATACGAACTCTGCCACCGGCAGAGCAGCCAGCACCGCCAGTGGTGCTGTCTGGGTCCAGCCACAAACACGCCGCGGCAAGCTAGTGGAGGGTCACTTCAGGAGGCGCCGGCACTAG
- a CDS encoding helix-turn-helix domain-containing protein gives MQFTSSIDENSASTVGNYLRQWRILLGLSQELVAERANISLPTLRRVERGDKGVRLGSFLAVTEVLNLTGRITEATDPLSTDLGRLRAHLLGRKRAQRTTK, from the coding sequence ATGCAGTTCACATCCTCAATAGACGAAAACTCTGCGTCGACCGTGGGCAATTACTTGCGCCAGTGGAGGATCTTGCTTGGGCTCAGCCAGGAACTGGTAGCCGAACGGGCCAACATTTCGCTCCCAACATTGCGACGTGTTGAACGCGGTGATAAAGGAGTGCGTCTGGGAAGCTTCTTAGCCGTCACAGAGGTGTTGAATTTGACTGGTCGTATTACCGAGGCAACCGACCCGCTGAGCACCGATTTGGGTAGGTTGAGGGCGCACCTGCTTGGGCGCAAGCGAGCGCAGAGGACTACTAAGTGA
- a CDS encoding alpha/beta fold hydrolase, with amino-acid sequence MVRLPGGWGAQLGVAPALLALVIWMFVRARRQLHSWSKGWLLYPVMALLALASIGGVYQTLGAAADAKAYPMPGQLIDVGGYSLHLNCTGSGSPTVVLQPGAGEMSSNHGWIAPAVAGDTRVCVYDRAGRGWSEPADTAQDATQIATDLHTLLKRGNVPGPYVLAGHSFGGLYVLTFAAHYPEEVAGMVLIDSTDRAPADNPEAPSGVPGSYDALGRVSTLISTSGRLGLGRLYAPFEVGSLPPRSQDEVSANIASPGNLRSTIDEYVQANTSMIEAASLRDFANKPLVVLTAGIGNDSKHQAAQDALAKLSTNTVHRTIDWASHEALVAEQEGAAITTQSILDVVSSVRSSGLLVQ; translated from the coding sequence ATGGTTCGGCTCCCCGGTGGATGGGGTGCTCAGCTGGGTGTGGCCCCCGCCCTGCTGGCATTGGTGATCTGGATGTTCGTACGCGCCCGTCGGCAGCTTCACAGCTGGAGCAAAGGATGGCTGCTCTACCCAGTGATGGCGTTGTTGGCTCTTGCCTCGATCGGTGGGGTCTATCAGACCCTGGGTGCAGCGGCGGATGCCAAGGCCTACCCGATGCCTGGTCAGCTGATCGACGTCGGCGGATACAGCCTGCACCTGAATTGCACGGGCTCGGGCAGTCCCACGGTTGTGCTTCAACCGGGCGCAGGGGAAATGTCTTCGAATCACGGGTGGATTGCGCCGGCCGTGGCCGGTGACACCCGGGTCTGCGTCTACGACCGCGCGGGCCGAGGGTGGAGCGAGCCCGCTGACACCGCCCAAGACGCCACGCAGATAGCCACGGACCTCCATACCCTGCTGAAGCGCGGGAACGTCCCCGGACCGTATGTGTTGGCTGGCCATTCCTTCGGCGGACTCTATGTCCTCACTTTCGCCGCGCACTACCCGGAGGAGGTCGCGGGCATGGTGTTAATTGATTCCACGGACCGAGCGCCGGCAGACAATCCCGAAGCGCCGTCTGGAGTCCCTGGCTCCTACGACGCATTGGGCCGTGTATCGACGCTGATCTCGACCTCGGGTCGACTCGGTCTGGGCCGCCTGTACGCCCCGTTCGAGGTCGGCAGCTTGCCGCCGCGGTCGCAGGACGAGGTCAGCGCCAACATCGCGAGCCCAGGTAACCTGCGAAGCACGATCGATGAGTACGTCCAAGCAAATACCTCAATGATAGAAGCTGCGTCCCTGCGTGACTTTGCCAACAAACCACTGGTTGTCCTCACAGCTGGCATCGGCAACGACAGTAAACACCAGGCAGCACAGGACGCATTGGCCAAGCTGTCAACAAATACCGTTCATCGCACCATTGACTGGGCCAGCCACGAAGCGCTCGTTGCAGAGCAAGAGGGAGCGGCCATCACGACCCAATCGATCCTCGACGTCGTCTCATCGGTTCGGAGTTCAGGGCTGTTGGTTCAGTGA
- a CDS encoding GNAT family N-acetyltransferase encodes MTVEIKTDRLALRPWQDSDVDFVFDLYSRWVVQRFIGTEPAVMESRSEAVERLERFKALDHPVHGIWAVTRKEDGLPVGALLLKPIPASGEEPLQASDDVEIGWHFHPDHWGSGFASEAATAVLEHAFDAGLEQVVAVTNPVNEASQSVCRRIGMEHQGQTKKYYNARCELFVIENPAAAQPAK; translated from the coding sequence ATGACAGTTGAAATCAAAACCGACCGCCTTGCCCTGCGTCCATGGCAGGATTCCGACGTCGACTTTGTCTTCGATCTTTACTCCCGTTGGGTGGTGCAGCGCTTCATTGGCACGGAGCCGGCCGTGATGGAAAGCCGCTCCGAAGCAGTCGAGCGGCTCGAGCGTTTCAAGGCTTTGGACCACCCCGTCCATGGGATTTGGGCCGTGACCCGCAAAGAGGACGGACTGCCCGTGGGGGCGTTGCTGCTCAAGCCAATTCCCGCCTCAGGCGAGGAACCGCTGCAAGCCTCGGACGACGTCGAAATTGGCTGGCACTTCCACCCGGACCACTGGGGCAGCGGGTTTGCCTCCGAGGCGGCCACGGCAGTTCTCGAGCACGCATTTGACGCTGGCTTGGAGCAGGTGGTGGCGGTGACCAACCCCGTCAACGAGGCCTCGCAAAGTGTGTGCCGCCGCATTGGCATGGAACACCAAGGGCAGACCAAAAAGTACTACAACGCCCGGTGTGAGCTGTTCGTGATCGAGAACCCGGCAGCAGCGCAGCCCGCCAAATAG
- a CDS encoding GNAT family N-acetyltransferase: protein MAEPLSGGNMNSVERDGNTVLRTAGSWTPTVHRYLQYLDRAGIDWIPRPVAIEGGRERLSFVAGEVPLYPLPDWVWHESVLIDGARSLRQLHDASVGFGMDGAMWQSPAKIPAEVICHNDFAPHNLVFHGGRMTGAIDFDMCSPGPRLWDLAYFATRAVPLTRDTPSNAPGTDQARARVQLILDAYGSEASWEDVLRVAIIRLWDLADFSRKKAAELGKPALNDDAEMYERDAHYLSQNAEEKILCATPADTDSTQHVNTRKTFPHTFAGDIACGDIEYSDGGQVDTAKLTALYASVGWSSYAQSPEMLVAAVAGSSKLVSAWSGDQLVGLARVISDGASIWYLQDLLVRPDFQRQGIGRALVLNALEGYGGVRQKMLLTDDEPGQKAFYETLGFEETAAHGGGTLRSFVRFD, encoded by the coding sequence ATGGCTGAGCCCCTGTCCGGCGGAAACATGAATTCCGTGGAGCGCGACGGCAACACCGTCCTGCGTACGGCAGGCTCCTGGACGCCAACCGTCCACCGATACTTGCAGTATCTGGACCGGGCGGGCATCGACTGGATCCCACGGCCTGTCGCCATCGAGGGTGGGAGGGAACGGCTGAGCTTTGTTGCGGGGGAGGTGCCGCTGTATCCGTTGCCTGACTGGGTGTGGCACGAATCCGTCCTCATCGACGGAGCCCGCAGCCTCCGCCAACTCCACGACGCCAGCGTTGGCTTTGGTATGGACGGGGCGATGTGGCAGTCACCGGCAAAAATTCCCGCCGAAGTCATCTGCCACAACGACTTTGCACCCCACAACCTTGTCTTCCATGGCGGCCGCATGACCGGCGCCATCGACTTTGACATGTGTTCGCCCGGGCCGCGGCTGTGGGACCTGGCCTATTTTGCAACCCGGGCGGTTCCGCTGACTCGGGACACGCCGTCGAACGCGCCCGGGACGGACCAGGCACGGGCCCGCGTTCAGCTCATTCTGGACGCGTACGGTTCCGAGGCCAGCTGGGAGGACGTGCTGCGGGTTGCCATCATCAGGTTGTGGGACCTGGCGGATTTCTCTCGCAAGAAGGCCGCGGAGCTCGGCAAGCCTGCACTAAATGATGATGCCGAGATGTACGAACGCGACGCCCACTATCTCAGCCAGAACGCCGAGGAGAAAATCCTCTGCGCGACCCCCGCCGACACTGACAGCACGCAACACGTGAATACGCGAAAAACGTTTCCCCACACCTTTGCCGGTGACATCGCGTGTGGAGACATCGAGTACAGCGATGGCGGGCAAGTGGACACCGCCAAGCTCACGGCCCTTTACGCATCGGTGGGCTGGAGCAGTTACGCACAGTCCCCGGAAATGCTGGTTGCTGCCGTAGCCGGTTCCTCAAAGCTTGTCTCGGCCTGGTCAGGGGATCAATTGGTGGGCCTGGCCCGCGTCATTTCCGACGGCGCCAGCATTTGGTACCTGCAGGACCTTCTGGTGCGGCCGGACTTCCAACGGCAGGGAATTGGGCGGGCACTGGTACTCAACGCCTTGGAAGGCTATGGAGGAGTGCGCCAAAAGATGCTGCTAACCGATGATGAACCCGGGCAGAAGGCCTTCTACGAGACGCTGGGATTCGAGGAAACGGCCGCACATGGCGGCGGTACCTTGAGGTCCTTTGTCCGCTTCGATTGA